One Prodigiosinella aquatilis DNA window includes the following coding sequences:
- a CDS encoding ABC transporter substrate-binding protein yields the protein MMQKQWRSLLIIALFMISTSGWATRQVTDQLGRRVTIPDQVTRVVVLQHQTLNLLVQLDAQDTLVGVLSSWKKQLGEGYLRLAPRLATLPMPGDLTQVNIESLLKLAPQVVFVANYAPPEMLSQIEHTGIPVIAVSLRQDKTSEADKMNPAMDDEDVAYNEGLKAGIRLIGNVVNRQSQAEALIAYTFKQRSIVATRLNDIPLTKRVRVYIANPDLMTYGSGKYTGLMMSHAGAINVAAASVKGFRQVSIENVLQWNPQVILVQNRYPDVVGQIMHDPAWQSIDAVKHHRVYLMPEYAKAWGYPMPEALAIGELWLAKQLYPARFKDINMQRAANDYYQRFYRTDYQPSVLATVK from the coding sequence ATGATGCAAAAACAATGGCGGTCATTACTGATTATTGCGCTTTTCATGATTTCGACATCGGGGTGGGCAACGCGTCAGGTTACTGATCAACTAGGACGTCGTGTCACCATACCGGACCAGGTAACCCGAGTGGTTGTCTTGCAGCACCAAACGTTGAATCTGCTGGTGCAACTGGATGCACAGGACACGCTGGTCGGCGTCTTGTCCAGTTGGAAAAAACAGTTGGGTGAAGGTTATTTACGGTTAGCACCCCGCCTGGCAACGCTGCCAATGCCGGGTGACTTGACGCAGGTTAACATTGAAAGCTTGCTTAAACTGGCCCCTCAGGTGGTGTTTGTCGCTAACTATGCGCCGCCCGAGATGCTGTCGCAGATTGAACATACAGGCATTCCGGTGATTGCGGTTTCGTTGCGTCAGGATAAAACCAGTGAGGCGGATAAGATGAATCCGGCGATGGATGATGAAGATGTGGCTTATAACGAGGGACTGAAAGCCGGTATTCGTCTGATTGGTAACGTGGTAAATCGCCAGTCACAGGCAGAAGCGCTGATTGCTTATACGTTTAAACAACGGAGTATCGTGGCGACGCGTTTAAACGATATTCCGCTGACCAAACGGGTGCGTGTTTATATTGCGAATCCTGATCTCATGACCTACGGATCGGGTAAATATACCGGGCTGATGATGTCCCATGCTGGGGCTATCAACGTTGCTGCCGCTTCGGTGAAAGGATTTCGGCAGGTATCGATTGAGAACGTATTGCAATGGAATCCACAGGTCATTTTAGTGCAGAATCGTTACCCGGATGTGGTGGGACAAATCATGCATGATCCGGCATGGCAGTCGATTGATGCGGTCAAACATCACCGGGTATATCTGATGCCTGAATATGCCAAAGCCTGGGGCTATCCGATGCCGGAAGCACTGGCGATTGGTGAATTATGGTTGGCAAAGCAGCTTTATCCAGCGCGTTTTAAGGATATCAATATGCAGCGTGCCGCCAATGACTACTACCAACGCTTTTATCGTACGGATTACCAACCCTCTGTTCTCGCTACAGTAAAATGA
- a CDS encoding A24 family peptidase, translated as MDLNTFATVFPWTWQVALFVCGLLIGSFLNVVIHRLPIMLERHWQQEARFHLGLAEPEPVSRYDLWWPSSACPDCQQPLRFRDNVPVLSWLWLRGRSHCCLRPISWRYPLIEVCTALLFILAGSWWAPGLALLGGLVLFCFLLVLSVIDIRTQWLPDVLTLPLLWLGLLFNLFETFVPLSQAVVGAMSGYLSLWLIYWLFKRFTGRDALGYGDFKFLAALGAWVGWSALPNLVLIASSLGLLLTLLWRGVRRQNIQQPLAFGPWLALGGGISLVLNAVSGLSG; from the coding sequence ATGGATCTAAACACATTTGCCACTGTATTTCCGTGGACATGGCAGGTTGCTCTGTTTGTGTGCGGGTTATTGATTGGCAGTTTTCTCAATGTGGTCATCCATCGTTTGCCAATTATGCTGGAGCGTCACTGGCAGCAGGAAGCCCGGTTTCATCTTGGTCTGGCTGAACCAGAGCCCGTTTCCCGCTATGATCTCTGGTGGCCATCCTCTGCCTGCCCTGATTGCCAGCAACCGCTGCGTTTCAGAGATAACGTTCCTGTACTGAGCTGGCTGTGGCTGCGTGGTCGCTCTCACTGTTGCCTCCGACCCATTTCCTGGCGCTATCCGCTGATTGAAGTGTGTACCGCGTTGTTATTTATACTGGCAGGCAGTTGGTGGGCACCGGGATTGGCGTTACTGGGGGGACTGGTACTATTCTGCTTCCTGTTAGTGCTGTCGGTGATTGATATCCGAACCCAATGGCTGCCGGATGTGTTGACGTTACCGTTGTTGTGGCTGGGGCTTCTGTTCAATTTGTTTGAAACCTTTGTGCCCTTGAGTCAGGCGGTAGTGGGGGCAATGTCGGGTTATCTTTCACTGTGGTTGATTTATTGGCTGTTTAAACGCTTCACGGGGAGAGACGCTCTGGGATACGGTGATTTCAAGTTTCTGGCCGCACTGGGTGCCTGGGTGGGATGGTCGGCATTACCAAACCTGGTGCTGATCGCTTCATCACTGGGATTATTACTGACGTTGTTGTGGCGTGGTGTTCGGCGGCAGAATATACAGCAACCACTGGCGTTTGGCCCCTGGCTGGCGCTGGGTGGCGGTATCAGTTTAGTATTGAATGCCGTTAGTGGATTGAGTGGGTAA
- a CDS encoding type II secretion system protein M, whose product MNELRQHWQSMSLRERRLMLVCVGLVVLCLLYYLLWQPWQRQSQQWRLMIERERQTVSWMPKQAARLPTPRGRKQVSGREVSLTVLIPQTAAQYGITIQRLQPQGNQVSVTLSRSDFNSLMHWLLELEQKNGVITQVLEVAAVENSMGNVDVSRLLLER is encoded by the coding sequence ATGAATGAACTGCGGCAACACTGGCAGAGTATGAGTCTTCGGGAGAGGAGGTTGATGCTGGTATGTGTGGGGTTGGTGGTTCTGTGCTTGCTGTATTACCTTCTGTGGCAACCCTGGCAACGACAAAGCCAGCAATGGCGGCTGATGATTGAACGTGAACGGCAGACGGTCAGTTGGATGCCGAAGCAGGCGGCGCGGCTGCCGACACCGAGGGGACGGAAACAGGTGAGTGGACGGGAGGTCAGTCTGACAGTATTGATTCCGCAAACCGCCGCACAATATGGCATCACCATTCAACGTTTACAGCCGCAGGGAAATCAGGTGTCGGTGACATTGTCTCGTAGTGATTTTAATTCGTTGATGCACTGGCTGTTGGAACTGGAGCAGAAAAACGGTGTGATTACCCAGGTACTGGAAGTCGCCGCGGTGGAAAACAGTATGGGAAATGTAGACGTGAGTCGACTGTTACTGGAACGATAA